The following proteins are co-located in the Paenibacillus sp. FSL H8-0079 genome:
- a CDS encoding CdaR family protein encodes MDKWFNNNNFAKILALAVSLLLWFMIHLDEVPTTPTITTGTTNKVVERTVPVQPYGLDSNNYVLTSLSTDEVRLEIKGQRSMLTSIFTNDDYKVMVDLSQVKDGSNTLPLVPDLPSGVEVVSMEPSMVTVNVEKLGTKSFNVNIVPEGEPSAGYSAGTPVIEPSAPVKVTLPEGQLEAVAKVQGSVSVKDAKEDVIQKKVKLQAYDAEGKVLENAIITPQTVEVRVPVNQPYTSVPLRIKYSGQLPEGLVLSTVEPSVKEVSLYGSEDALAGIQSYDQVTLDLTQFDQSGTSTVNVDLTPPSGFEKIEPSSIQIKVTISPFDEAEETTKVFPNVPITLTGAGNGLEGTLVTPRSGGLNLTLTGSASMLEGLSSDDLTLTGDLAGLAVGTHEIKLEADLPRFAKLDESSNALSATVKISEKAEDTTTTPGEEPTDEGTVAPDPTPAEVENGETEPVPDEEETESNTDNQDQGQQGSTTNRGNLNNNNSGTGSKSGSNP; translated from the coding sequence ATGGATAAGTGGTTTAACAATAATAACTTTGCCAAAATACTTGCACTTGCGGTGAGTCTGCTGCTCTGGTTCATGATTCATCTGGATGAAGTACCGACCACTCCTACGATTACGACAGGCACAACCAACAAGGTTGTGGAACGTACGGTGCCTGTTCAACCTTATGGATTAGACAGCAACAACTATGTGCTTACTTCATTAAGTACGGATGAGGTCCGGCTGGAGATCAAAGGACAGCGCTCAATGCTAACATCGATTTTTACCAATGACGATTATAAGGTAATGGTCGATCTGAGTCAGGTGAAAGATGGGTCCAATACACTGCCGCTGGTACCTGATCTGCCTTCCGGGGTAGAAGTGGTCAGCATGGAACCTTCCATGGTTACCGTGAATGTAGAAAAATTGGGCACCAAATCTTTCAATGTGAATATTGTACCCGAAGGGGAACCATCCGCCGGATACAGCGCTGGAACGCCTGTAATTGAACCTTCAGCACCGGTTAAGGTAACTCTGCCCGAAGGGCAACTTGAGGCTGTAGCGAAGGTCCAGGGCAGTGTGAGCGTGAAAGATGCCAAGGAAGATGTCATACAGAAAAAAGTGAAGCTTCAGGCATACGATGCTGAAGGCAAGGTCCTTGAAAATGCGATTATAACGCCTCAGACGGTTGAAGTCCGTGTTCCGGTCAATCAGCCCTATACATCTGTACCCTTAAGAATCAAATATTCGGGACAGCTGCCGGAAGGCTTGGTACTCTCCACGGTAGAGCCAAGCGTGAAAGAAGTCTCGCTTTATGGATCAGAGGATGCGCTTGCGGGTATACAGTCCTACGACCAAGTAACCCTTGATCTTACGCAGTTTGATCAGTCGGGTACGTCGACAGTTAACGTGGACTTGACGCCGCCTTCCGGTTTTGAGAAAATCGAGCCTAGTTCGATTCAGATTAAGGTAACCATATCCCCATTTGACGAGGCAGAGGAGACGACCAAAGTCTTTCCGAACGTCCCCATTACTCTTACAGGTGCGGGGAACGGACTGGAAGGTACGCTGGTTACGCCTCGAAGTGGCGGTCTGAACCTCACACTTACAGGCTCAGCAAGTATGCTTGAGGGTCTGAGTAGTGATGATCTCACGTTGACCGGGGATCTTGCTGGACTTGCGGTCGGAACGCATGAGATCAAGCTTGAAGCCGACTTGCCCCGTTTTGCCAAGCTGGATGAATCATCCAATGCTCTGAGTGCGACGGTCAAAATTAGCGAAAAGGCTGAAGATACCACGACCACTCCTGGCGAAGAACCGACGGACGAGGGAACGGTAGCACCTGACCCTACACCAGCCGAGGTTGAAAATGGGGAAACAGAGCCTGTTCCTGATGAAGAAGAAACGGAATCGAATACGGATAATCAGGATCAGGGCCAACAGGGGAGTACCACCAATCGTGGGAATTTAAATAACAATAACAGCGGTACTGGCAGTAAAAGTGGCTCGAATCCATAA
- a CDS encoding nitroreductase family protein, with translation MWNTLNKTNDFDNIVLERHSVKTYDPEVKISREEMTEILAKASRAPSAINMQPWRFLVIDSAEGKEKLAPLASFNQTQALTSSAVIAVFYDANNVEYMEEIFSKSVELGYMPQDIMDMQMQQVKPYYANINASELRDMNLIDSGLISMQLMLVARAHGYDTNPMAGYDKDQIAEVFGLDKERFQPVMLISIGKAAKDGYPSYRLPVETITTWA, from the coding sequence ATATGGAATACCCTCAACAAAACAAATGATTTTGATAACATCGTCTTGGAGCGCCATTCCGTTAAAACCTACGACCCTGAAGTGAAAATCAGCCGCGAGGAGATGACCGAGATACTGGCGAAAGCTTCACGTGCCCCTTCGGCCATTAACATGCAACCGTGGCGTTTTCTTGTCATCGACAGTGCTGAAGGCAAAGAGAAGCTTGCACCACTGGCCTCTTTTAACCAGACACAGGCACTAACGTCTTCGGCTGTCATTGCCGTATTCTACGATGCTAACAACGTTGAATACATGGAAGAGATCTTCAGCAAATCAGTCGAACTTGGATATATGCCACAAGACATCATGGATATGCAGATGCAGCAGGTAAAACCTTACTATGCGAACATAAACGCATCCGAATTGCGTGATATGAACCTCATTGACTCAGGCCTCATTTCCATGCAACTCATGCTCGTTGCCCGTGCTCATGGCTATGATACGAACCCTATGGCCGGTTATGACAAAGACCAGATTGCTGAAGTTTTCGGCTTGGATAAAGAACGCTTCCAGCCCGTGATGTTGATCTCCATAGGTAAAGCAGCCAAAGATGGATATCCTTCCTATCGTCTCCCGGTTGAAACGATTACGACTTGGGCGTAA
- a CDS encoding LysR family transcriptional regulator: MEIRQMENFIMVCEELHFTRAAEKLGISQPTLSQQIRGLEDELGVPLFDRVGKKIVMTQAGSLFLEHCVQMIRHLQNTQDALAEFRNDQRGRLVIGVLPSDLDYRLTPLLVDFHARFPKVQLKVISSIYVVNQVLENEVDIGIEITSAPDDRLVRIPLCSEEYVLVVSENHDWADRSTIGIQELRDIQTVMFPEGFTGRELVDGYCRKYGFTLNTIMETSSATSIISLVKANVGGTLLPYPLIQAMNEPTLRCIRITDDPPYRHFEIIHRSDRYLTQSAKAFIEKTIEYFNQR; the protein is encoded by the coding sequence ATGGAGATTCGTCAAATGGAAAACTTTATTATGGTGTGTGAGGAGCTTCATTTTACCCGGGCAGCTGAGAAACTTGGCATATCTCAACCTACGTTGAGTCAACAAATACGTGGGTTGGAGGATGAACTTGGTGTTCCTTTATTTGATCGTGTTGGCAAAAAGATTGTGATGACCCAGGCAGGGTCTCTGTTTCTGGAGCACTGTGTACAGATGATCCGGCATTTACAGAATACCCAAGATGCGCTAGCTGAATTCCGTAATGATCAGCGAGGTCGATTAGTCATTGGTGTTCTTCCATCCGATTTGGATTACCGTCTCACTCCACTGCTCGTTGATTTTCATGCTCGATTCCCCAAAGTGCAATTGAAAGTGATTTCTTCGATCTATGTCGTGAATCAAGTGTTGGAAAATGAAGTCGACATCGGCATCGAGATCACGTCTGCCCCTGATGATCGGCTTGTACGCATTCCTTTGTGCAGTGAAGAGTATGTACTGGTCGTTTCCGAGAATCATGATTGGGCTGACCGAAGCACGATTGGAATCCAGGAACTGCGTGATATTCAAACGGTGATGTTTCCAGAAGGATTTACGGGCAGAGAATTAGTCGACGGTTATTGCCGTAAATATGGATTCACCCTAAACACCATCATGGAGACCAGTTCGGCAACCTCTATCATTAGCCTGGTCAAAGCCAACGTCGGAGGAACACTGCTGCCTTATCCTCTGATCCAAGCCATGAATGAACCCACGCTACGTTGCATTCGAATTACAGACGATCCGCCATACCGACACTTTGAGATCATCCATCGGTCCGACCGTTACCTGACACAATCAGCTAAAGCATTTATTGAGAAGACAATCGAGTATTTCAATCAAAGGTGA
- the cdaA gene encoding diadenylate cyclase CdaA, which produces MNYFADLTWTESIKDVIDILIVTYIMYKLILLVRGTRAVQLLKGILFLVLIWALSTWLNLYTLKWLMNQMFTFGVVAVFIIFQPELRRGLEQLGRGKLFGRSAAASDEELTVLIGEIIKSVNYLSRRKIGALVVFERETGLNDYTESGIKMHSLVSSELMINIFIPNTPLHDGAVIIQGKQISAAACYLPLSENPFISKELGTRHRAAIGITEVADAICLVVSEETGQVSLAMNGQVVRDIKEESLIAKLYEELRPTSNLKKNGWTTFWKRKGGRNNG; this is translated from the coding sequence ATGAATTATTTTGCTGACTTAACGTGGACAGAGTCCATTAAGGACGTTATCGATATATTGATCGTTACCTATATTATGTACAAACTGATTCTGCTTGTGCGGGGTACGCGTGCGGTTCAGCTCCTAAAGGGCATTCTGTTCCTTGTGCTGATCTGGGCATTAAGTACGTGGCTAAACCTGTATACGCTCAAATGGTTGATGAACCAGATGTTTACGTTTGGTGTCGTTGCGGTGTTCATTATCTTTCAGCCGGAACTGCGCCGTGGTCTGGAGCAATTGGGACGCGGTAAGCTGTTTGGACGTTCAGCGGCAGCGAGTGATGAAGAATTAACCGTGTTAATTGGTGAGATTATTAAGTCTGTTAATTATTTGTCACGGCGTAAAATTGGTGCATTGGTCGTATTTGAACGCGAAACGGGTCTGAACGATTACACGGAATCGGGCATTAAGATGCACTCTCTGGTCAGCTCGGAGCTGATGATTAACATCTTTATTCCAAATACACCGCTCCATGATGGAGCCGTCATTATACAGGGAAAACAGATTTCGGCGGCAGCCTGTTATTTGCCATTATCAGAAAATCCGTTTATCAGTAAAGAATTAGGAACACGCCACCGTGCAGCAATCGGGATTACCGAAGTTGCAGATGCGATCTGTTTGGTTGTCTCCGAGGAGACAGGACAGGTGTCGCTGGCGATGAATGGACAGGTCGTTCGTGATATTAAGGAAGAATCGCTGATTGCCAAACTGTATGAGGAGTTGCGCCCTACATCCAATCTGAAAAAGAATGGCTGGACAACCTTCTGGAAACGGAAGGGAGGACGTAACAATGGATAA
- a CDS encoding zf-HC2 domain-containing protein produces the protein MDCNSAVSLMHECLDESLSPAQKVELKSHLVICPDCRMRFKELEQTEMLLFAMKHYSPSASDELTNRIMNALPQPKRQQAWLKWVTGHPALTAAAFFLVVMLFSALNFWNQNNEMVVKGNNLDQIVIQGNTVIVPEGKSIAGDLTIENGTAQVYGDVNGNLTVIDGQLFQASTAHISGQVKSIDQALDWFWYKITNMVNEVAYR, from the coding sequence ATGGATTGCAACTCGGCCGTCTCTTTAATGCATGAATGTTTGGATGAGTCGTTGTCCCCGGCCCAGAAGGTTGAACTGAAAAGTCACCTTGTGATCTGTCCGGATTGTCGCATGCGCTTTAAAGAGTTGGAACAGACGGAAATGCTACTCTTTGCCATGAAACACTATTCACCGTCTGCCTCTGATGAGCTGACCAATCGAATTATGAATGCTCTGCCCCAGCCCAAGAGACAGCAAGCATGGCTCAAATGGGTCACAGGACATCCCGCGCTGACGGCGGCAGCCTTCTTTTTGGTCGTGATGCTCTTTAGCGCCTTGAATTTCTGGAATCAGAACAACGAAATGGTCGTTAAGGGAAATAATCTGGACCAGATCGTGATTCAGGGTAACACGGTTATTGTTCCTGAAGGTAAGTCAATTGCTGGCGATCTTACGATAGAAAATGGAACCGCACAAGTATATGGTGATGTGAACGGCAATCTGACGGTTATCGACGGACAACTGTTTCAGGCTTCAACAGCGCATATTTCAGGTCAGGTGAAAAGTATTGATCAGGCGCTGGACTGGTTCTGGTACAAAATAACCAATATGGTAAATGAAGTGGCTTATCGCTAG
- the glmM gene encoding phosphoglucosamine mutase, with protein MGKYFGTDGVRGVANKELTAELAYSIGRCGGYVLAGGVERPKVVIGMDTRISGLMLESALVAGLLSIGADVIRLGVVSTPGVAYISRLLKADAGVMISASHNPVEDNGIKFFGGDGFKLSDETENRIEELMDAETDQLPRPVGGGLGTVTTDEESRYRYLDFLKTTVNESFSGLKIVLDCANGAAYELAPKLFSELGAEVIAIGAEPNGLNINEQCGSTHPENLKQEVLKHGADLGLAFDGDADRLIAIDETGAEVDGDFILCICGDAMNRAGKLKDSTVVSTVMSNIGFYKATEKLALKTAKTAVGDRYVMEEMRRGGYNLGGEQSGHVIFLDYNTTGDGMLTAIQLVDTLKASGKKLSELKALMTQYPQVLVNVRVEDKSKYEGNSAIEQAIATVEQQLGDNGRVLVRASGTESLIRVMAEGPDKDELEQFVSQIVDVVQKELV; from the coding sequence ATGGGGAAATATTTTGGTACAGACGGTGTAAGAGGGGTTGCCAATAAAGAGTTAACGGCAGAGCTGGCTTACAGCATTGGACGTTGTGGTGGTTACGTGCTTGCAGGTGGTGTGGAAAGACCGAAAGTGGTTATCGGCATGGATACTCGTATCTCGGGATTGATGTTGGAATCCGCACTGGTTGCAGGACTGTTGTCCATTGGCGCTGATGTGATTCGTCTGGGCGTTGTATCCACTCCGGGAGTGGCGTATATTTCACGTTTGTTGAAAGCTGACGCGGGCGTGATGATCTCGGCTTCCCACAATCCGGTTGAGGATAACGGAATTAAGTTCTTTGGCGGAGATGGCTTCAAGCTGTCTGATGAAACAGAGAACCGTATTGAAGAGCTGATGGATGCGGAGACAGATCAATTGCCACGGCCAGTTGGTGGCGGTCTGGGTACCGTAACGACGGACGAAGAATCTCGTTATCGTTACCTCGACTTCTTGAAAACAACAGTAAATGAGTCGTTCTCTGGACTTAAAATTGTTTTGGACTGTGCAAACGGAGCAGCTTATGAGCTGGCACCGAAATTGTTCAGTGAACTTGGTGCAGAAGTCATTGCCATTGGCGCTGAGCCTAACGGCCTGAATATCAACGAGCAATGTGGATCAACTCATCCAGAGAACCTGAAACAAGAAGTGCTCAAACATGGAGCGGATCTGGGTCTTGCTTTTGACGGAGATGCGGATCGTCTGATTGCTATTGATGAGACAGGCGCTGAGGTGGATGGAGACTTCATTCTGTGTATCTGTGGTGATGCGATGAATCGTGCAGGCAAGTTGAAGGATAGTACTGTTGTATCGACCGTTATGAGTAACATCGGATTCTACAAAGCAACGGAGAAACTTGCACTGAAAACAGCTAAAACGGCAGTAGGTGACCGTTATGTGATGGAAGAAATGCGTCGCGGCGGTTACAACCTGGGCGGAGAGCAGTCTGGCCATGTTATTTTCCTGGATTACAATACAACCGGAGACGGTATGTTGACTGCGATTCAACTCGTGGATACGCTCAAGGCTTCCGGTAAAAAACTGAGTGAACTCAAAGCGCTGATGACCCAGTACCCACAAGTATTGGTCAATGTGCGTGTTGAAGATAAGAGCAAATACGAAGGCAATTCTGCGATCGAGCAAGCTATTGCTACAGTAGAGCAACAACTCGGCGATAATGGACGTGTACTCGTTCGTGCTTCAGGTACTGAATCCCTGATCCGTGTTATGGCGGAAGGACCAGATAAAGACGAACTTGAACAATTTGTGTCTCAGATCGTAGATGTAGTGCAAAAAGAACTGGTATAG
- the glmS gene encoding glutamine--fructose-6-phosphate transaminase (isomerizing): MCGIVGYIGNKNTQSVLVEGLKKLEYRGYDSAGIAVFTPEGLQITKALGRLANLEAKLDGAPLVGNAGIGHTRWATHGKPSDENSHPHTDGSQKFSVVHNGIIENYLDLKDELMAQGHTFTSETDTEVISHLIAREYNGDIVKTVQKVITLLRGAFALGVLTEHEPEKLVAVRQASPLIIGIGEGENFIGSDIPAILEHTRNVYILNDGEMAVLTHDAVELMTIEGNFISREMIRVDWDAVTAEKGGFEHFMLKEIHEQPKAYRDTMLGRIDNEGKKVQLPELKMTEEQIKNIRNVQIIACGTAYHAGLVGRTVIEQLVRIPVETDVASEYRYRSPIVHKDTLVIVVSQSGETADTLAALREAQSNGAHVLAITNVVGSSIARDADDVIATLAGPEIAVASTKAYTSQLIAFNLLGLYLAQVRGTQSAEEIEHTLAAMQALPEQVESMLEQAEAIKGYAEQISKHEHLFFIGRGLDYAVAQEGSLKLKEISYIHSEAYAAGELKHGTLALIEDGIPVIALATQENVLEKTVSNIKEVKARGADVLAITYEEHVTTLLKSVDQAFAIPKTLPLLSPALSVVALQLLAYYASLALGHDVDKPRNLAKSVTVE; the protein is encoded by the coding sequence ATGTGCGGTATTGTTGGATATATTGGTAATAAGAACACTCAATCGGTATTGGTCGAAGGGTTGAAGAAACTCGAGTATCGTGGTTATGATTCTGCAGGTATCGCGGTATTCACACCGGAAGGTCTGCAAATCACGAAAGCTCTCGGTCGTCTTGCGAATCTTGAAGCCAAGCTGGATGGTGCACCACTGGTAGGTAATGCCGGAATCGGACACACACGTTGGGCAACTCATGGTAAACCATCGGATGAGAACTCCCACCCACACACGGATGGAAGCCAGAAGTTCTCTGTTGTGCATAACGGTATTATTGAGAACTACCTGGATCTGAAGGATGAATTGATGGCTCAAGGTCATACGTTCACTTCCGAGACAGATACTGAGGTTATCTCTCACCTGATCGCACGTGAATACAATGGTGATATCGTTAAAACAGTGCAAAAAGTAATCACGTTGCTGCGTGGTGCATTCGCACTGGGTGTATTGACAGAGCATGAGCCTGAGAAACTCGTAGCTGTGCGTCAAGCAAGCCCATTGATTATTGGTATTGGTGAAGGCGAGAACTTCATTGGTTCCGACATCCCGGCAATTCTGGAACATACACGTAATGTGTACATTCTGAATGATGGTGAAATGGCTGTATTGACACATGATGCTGTCGAATTGATGACGATTGAAGGCAACTTTATTTCTCGGGAAATGATTCGTGTCGATTGGGATGCTGTAACCGCAGAAAAAGGCGGATTCGAGCACTTCATGCTGAAAGAAATTCATGAGCAACCAAAAGCATATCGTGATACAATGCTGGGTCGCATTGATAATGAAGGTAAGAAAGTTCAACTTCCTGAGTTGAAAATGACAGAAGAACAAATTAAAAATATCCGTAACGTTCAAATCATTGCATGTGGTACAGCGTACCATGCAGGTCTGGTTGGACGTACAGTGATTGAGCAATTGGTGCGTATTCCGGTTGAAACAGATGTGGCTTCCGAGTACCGGTACCGCTCCCCAATCGTGCACAAAGATACACTCGTAATCGTAGTAAGCCAATCCGGTGAAACTGCCGATACGCTTGCTGCATTGCGCGAAGCACAATCCAATGGCGCACATGTACTGGCAATCACGAACGTAGTGGGCAGCTCCATTGCACGTGATGCAGATGATGTTATCGCAACATTGGCAGGTCCTGAAATTGCAGTAGCTTCTACCAAAGCGTATACTTCGCAGTTGATCGCCTTCAACTTGCTTGGTCTGTACCTTGCACAAGTTCGTGGTACTCAATCTGCAGAAGAGATCGAACACACGCTGGCAGCAATGCAAGCATTGCCTGAGCAAGTGGAATCCATGTTGGAGCAAGCGGAAGCAATCAAAGGATATGCAGAGCAAATCTCCAAACATGAACATCTCTTCTTCATCGGTCGTGGTCTTGACTATGCAGTAGCTCAAGAAGGATCGTTGAAGCTGAAAGAGATCTCTTATATTCACTCTGAGGCGTATGCTGCGGGTGAGTTGAAACATGGTACGCTTGCATTGATCGAAGATGGTATCCCTGTTATTGCCCTGGCAACGCAGGAGAACGTACTTGAGAAAACAGTGAGCAACATTAAAGAAGTGAAAGCACGTGGCGCAGATGTGCTGGCAATTACGTACGAAGAGCACGTAACAACTCTGTTGAAATCCGTAGACCAAGCGTTTGCGATTCCTAAGACGTTGCCTTTGCTTAGCCCGGCTCTGTCTGTAGTTGCGCTGCAATTGCTGGCATACTACGCTTCCCTGGCACTGGGTCACGATGTGGATAAACCACGTAACCTGGCGAAAAGTGTAACGGTTGAGTAA
- a CDS encoding MerR family transcriptional regulator, giving the protein MKISEVASRVNLPISTIRYYEKIDIITDEHVLRDHNNYRIYADSIIQHLEVVKQCLAVGFTIHEIQSMVSKHGFSSKDQASIIQAKISEIEEAQKQLEHSKQNLYEILKADITCEDGFGKY; this is encoded by the coding sequence ATGAAAATTAGTGAAGTGGCGAGCAGGGTAAACCTTCCGATATCCACTATTCGGTATTATGAGAAAATAGATATTATCACGGATGAACATGTGCTGAGAGATCATAATAATTATCGAATATATGCGGATAGCATTATTCAGCATCTGGAAGTGGTCAAACAATGTTTAGCTGTTGGTTTTACGATTCATGAGATTCAATCTATGGTCTCTAAACATGGGTTTTCGAGTAAAGATCAAGCAAGCATTATCCAAGCCAAAATATCAGAAATTGAAGAAGCGCAAAAACAATTAGAGCATTCCAAACAAAATCTGTACGAAATTCTTAAAGCGGATATCACATGTGAGGATGGTTTTGGTAAGTATTGA
- a CDS encoding VOC family protein, protein MRIREVGLLAHQIEAIKEFYGTVLELELVEDSTTFVSFRAGDSVLSFKKAPEQEKPYYHVAFTIPTNKLADAKRWAQDRNIPLLSKDGKDEFYFPYWNATAFYFYDPNGNLMEFIAHHSLDNAVEEAFEAKHLLCISEIGLPVDDVPETMSTLNGHYQLEPFAGDGKKFSPTGDAEGMFIVIDKQMPWFPDGRMPGVFATEVKVEIGQPGSLRLQDGLYSIESI, encoded by the coding sequence ATGAGAATAAGAGAAGTTGGTTTGTTGGCACATCAGATCGAGGCCATAAAGGAGTTTTACGGTACAGTACTGGAGTTGGAGCTTGTGGAGGATAGTACAACATTCGTTTCATTCCGTGCCGGAGACTCGGTCCTTTCTTTCAAGAAGGCGCCAGAGCAAGAGAAGCCATACTATCATGTAGCGTTTACGATTCCAACGAATAAACTTGCTGATGCGAAAAGGTGGGCCCAAGACCGTAACATTCCGTTGCTTTCCAAGGATGGAAAGGATGAATTTTATTTCCCTTACTGGAATGCAACAGCCTTCTATTTCTATGATCCAAACGGAAACTTGATGGAATTCATCGCTCACCACTCACTCGATAATGCAGTCGAGGAAGCTTTCGAAGCGAAGCATCTGCTGTGCATTAGTGAAATCGGCCTGCCTGTCGATGATGTTCCTGAGACGATGAGCACGTTGAATGGGCATTATCAACTTGAACCCTTTGCTGGAGACGGAAAGAAATTCTCCCCCACGGGTGACGCAGAAGGCATGTTTATTGTCATTGATAAACAGATGCCCTGGTTCCCAGACGGCCGTATGCCTGGTGTATTTGCCACGGAGGTTAAGGTGGAAATCGGGCAGCCCGGTAGTCTACGTTTACAGGACGGTCTGTACTCGATTGAATCGATTTGA
- the sigW gene encoding RNA polymerase sigma factor SigW, with amino-acid sequence MDNLENRLVKLVLKGDQRAFAEIVELYKDKLFHLAYRMLNNRHEAEDVVQETFLRVFRNMEKYDPNQKFSTWIYRIATNLCIDRLRRKKPSYSLDAELNDQEGSDGYAMLPSDDRTPESEALLSETQTLIREAIDSLPAKYKSVMILRYLQDLSLQEISDVTGMPVTTIKTRVHRGRDFLRKKLEYKL; translated from the coding sequence GTGGACAATTTGGAGAATAGGCTTGTGAAACTGGTGCTCAAGGGCGACCAGAGAGCCTTTGCAGAAATCGTTGAACTATATAAGGACAAGCTATTTCATTTGGCATACCGGATGCTGAACAATCGTCATGAAGCTGAAGACGTTGTGCAGGAGACGTTTTTGCGTGTGTTTCGTAATATGGAGAAGTACGATCCGAACCAGAAGTTCTCAACCTGGATCTACCGGATCGCGACCAATCTGTGTATTGACCGACTGCGCAGAAAGAAACCTTCATACTCTTTGGATGCTGAACTAAATGATCAGGAAGGATCTGATGGTTACGCGATGCTCCCGAGTGATGATCGTACACCGGAAAGTGAAGCGCTCCTGTCAGAAACGCAGACACTCATTCGTGAGGCCATTGACAGTTTGCCAGCCAAGTATAAGTCCGTTATGATTTTGAGATATTTACAGGACTTGTCGCTACAGGAAATCAGCGATGTGACAGGTATGCCCGTAACAACGATCAAGACACGCGTTCATCGGGGCCGTGATTTTCTACGTAAAAAATTGGAGTATAAGTTATAA